One part of the Lapillicoccus jejuensis genome encodes these proteins:
- a CDS encoding helix-turn-helix domain-containing protein gives MSTTAPGRRPAARSTLVDEDPRAILARALASVQERRTQDDIELAEARHALARLRDTGEDREPGVARVTLEVASSLVQELVATTTGPMRQLIMSTSVGATPQDDAVDAYTRDVIAAGRPQLAVYDASLLDDPEAVANAASYRQIGEQQRIVEDVPTEFGVYGTEAVVCVETWGDPGSDYVLVREPMLVAAFIAYFDEVWARALPMPSGRVGGDDDDEQLLDLLARGYKDEAIARYLGWSLRTVRRRVARLMEELGARTRFQLGAQAVRSGRLSEAPRPGTLPGARLGRAPASR, from the coding sequence GTGAGCACCACCGCACCCGGACGCCGCCCCGCGGCCCGCTCGACGCTCGTCGACGAGGACCCGCGCGCCATCCTCGCCCGTGCCCTGGCCAGCGTGCAGGAGCGCCGGACCCAGGACGACATCGAGCTCGCCGAGGCCCGCCACGCCCTGGCCCGTCTGCGCGACACCGGCGAGGACCGCGAGCCCGGGGTCGCCCGGGTCACGCTCGAGGTCGCCTCGAGCCTGGTCCAGGAGCTCGTCGCGACGACGACCGGGCCGATGCGCCAGCTGATCATGTCGACCTCGGTCGGGGCCACCCCCCAGGACGACGCCGTCGACGCCTACACCCGCGACGTCATCGCCGCCGGGCGCCCGCAGCTGGCGGTCTACGACGCCAGCCTGCTCGACGACCCCGAGGCGGTGGCCAACGCGGCGTCGTACCGGCAGATCGGCGAGCAGCAGCGGATCGTCGAGGACGTGCCGACCGAGTTCGGCGTCTACGGCACCGAGGCCGTCGTCTGCGTCGAGACCTGGGGCGACCCGGGGTCCGACTACGTCCTCGTGCGCGAGCCGATGCTCGTCGCCGCCTTCATCGCGTACTTCGACGAGGTGTGGGCCCGGGCCCTGCCGATGCCGTCGGGGCGCGTCGGGGGCGACGACGACGACGAGCAGCTGCTCGACCTGCTCGCCCGCGGCTACAAGGACGAGGCCATCGCGCGCTACCTCGGCTGGAGCCTGCGCACCGTCCGCCGCCGGGTCGCGCGGCTGATGGAGGAGCTCGGCGCGCGCACCCGCTTCCAGCTCGGCGCCCAGGCCGTCCGATCCGGACGGCTCAGCGAGGCGCCCCGGCCGGGCACCCTGCCGGGGGCACGGTTGGGCCGGGCTCCCGCCAGCCGATAG
- a CDS encoding exodeoxyribonuclease III → MRIATWNVNSVRSRIGRVEAFLARHDIDVLAVQETKATPEQLPVMGLQAAGYEVAAAGTNQWNGVAVISRVGLEDVQVGFPEQPTWGDPAVAEARAIGATCGGVRVWSLYVPNGRKVDDPHYHYKLDWLARLEVASQEWLGDDAVLVGDWNIAPRDEDVYDMAAFAKDTHVTPPERAAFGAFLDAGWVDLARERTPDQFTYWDYYRQRFERNRGMRIDFLLGTPSVAGRVTGAFVDREERDPAVFGGAPSDHAPVVVDLT, encoded by the coding sequence GTGCGCATCGCGACCTGGAACGTCAACTCCGTCCGCTCCCGGATCGGCCGGGTCGAGGCCTTCCTCGCCCGGCACGACATCGACGTCCTCGCGGTCCAGGAGACCAAGGCGACGCCCGAGCAGCTGCCGGTCATGGGGCTGCAGGCCGCCGGCTACGAGGTCGCGGCCGCCGGGACGAACCAGTGGAACGGGGTCGCGGTCATCTCGCGGGTCGGGCTGGAGGACGTCCAGGTGGGTTTCCCCGAGCAGCCGACCTGGGGCGACCCGGCGGTCGCCGAGGCGCGGGCCATCGGGGCGACCTGCGGCGGTGTGCGCGTGTGGTCGCTCTACGTCCCGAACGGCCGCAAGGTCGACGACCCTCACTACCACTACAAGCTCGACTGGCTGGCCCGGCTGGAGGTCGCTTCCCAGGAATGGCTCGGTGACGACGCCGTCCTCGTCGGCGACTGGAACATCGCGCCGCGGGACGAGGACGTGTACGACATGGCGGCGTTCGCCAAGGACACTCACGTGACGCCGCCCGAGCGGGCCGCCTTCGGGGCCTTCCTCGACGCCGGCTGGGTCGACCTGGCGCGCGAGCGCACTCCCGACCAGTTCACCTACTGGGACTACTACCGGCAGCGCTTCGAGCGGAACCGCGGCATGCGGATCGACTTCCTCCTCGGCACGCCGTCCGTCGCCGGCCGGGTGACCGGCGCCTTCGTCGACCGCGAGGAGCGCGACCCGGCGGTCTTCGGTGGGGCGCCGTCCGACCACGCCCCCGTCGTCGTCGACCTCACCTGA
- a CDS encoding DUF480 domain-containing protein yields the protein MPDELPVLDAVDQRVLGSLLEKQRTVPASYPLSVNALRTACNQSSSREPVVDYDESTVERAARSLKDRGLVRVVWAGAGQRTLKFHQTLDEVLELADDERALLTVLLLRGAQAPGELRTRTERLHPFADREAVEAVLQRLAARSLPLVAQLERRPGQQDHRWVHLLGPVDTGPAAGAAGAPVVDRESVLRDGPDARDRRVLASIAAVATPYAETFGDEIRRLPFERWLLDRVAVEVDEAPVVEVGCGPGQVTAWLAESGVAAQGVDLSPEMVAEARRLHPGLTFEVGDLRRLMRPAGAHGWGAVLAWYSLIYLAESELASAVAAVARPLAPGGLLVLAMHAGAGIKHADEWLEQEVDLDVVLHDPAAVRAAVAAAGLVDVEWYLRGPIAERGETTDRLYVLGRAPA from the coding sequence GTGCCCGACGAGCTGCCCGTCCTCGATGCCGTCGACCAGCGGGTGCTGGGGAGCCTGCTGGAGAAGCAGCGGACCGTCCCGGCGTCGTACCCCCTGTCGGTCAACGCGCTGCGGACCGCGTGCAACCAGAGCAGCAGCCGCGAGCCGGTCGTCGACTACGACGAGAGCACCGTCGAGCGGGCGGCCCGCTCGCTCAAGGACCGCGGCCTGGTGCGGGTGGTGTGGGCCGGTGCGGGGCAGCGGACCCTGAAGTTCCACCAGACGCTCGACGAGGTGCTCGAGCTGGCCGACGACGAGCGCGCGCTGCTGACGGTGCTGCTCCTGCGCGGGGCGCAGGCGCCCGGCGAGCTGCGGACACGGACCGAGCGGCTGCACCCGTTCGCCGACCGGGAGGCCGTCGAGGCGGTGCTCCAGCGGCTGGCCGCGAGGTCGCTGCCGCTCGTCGCGCAGCTCGAGCGTCGACCCGGGCAGCAGGACCACCGCTGGGTGCACCTGCTGGGACCGGTCGACACGGGCCCGGCGGCGGGCGCGGCCGGCGCCCCGGTCGTCGACCGCGAGTCGGTGCTGCGCGACGGCCCCGACGCCCGCGACCGGCGGGTGCTCGCGAGCATCGCCGCGGTCGCGACGCCGTACGCCGAGACGTTCGGCGACGAGATCCGTCGGCTGCCCTTCGAGCGCTGGCTCCTCGACCGGGTCGCCGTCGAGGTCGACGAGGCACCGGTCGTCGAGGTGGGCTGCGGCCCGGGCCAGGTGACCGCGTGGCTGGCCGAGAGCGGGGTCGCGGCGCAGGGCGTGGACCTCTCGCCGGAGATGGTCGCCGAGGCGCGGCGCCTCCACCCGGGGCTGACGTTCGAGGTCGGCGACCTGCGGCGGCTCATGCGGCCGGCGGGTGCGCACGGGTGGGGGGCCGTGCTGGCCTGGTACTCGCTCATCTACCTCGCCGAGAGCGAGCTCGCGTCCGCGGTCGCGGCGGTGGCGCGGCCGCTCGCGCCGGGTGGCCTGCTCGTGCTGGCGATGCACGCCGGCGCCGGCATCAAGCACGCCGACGAGTGGCTGGAGCAGGAGGTCGACCTCGACGTCGTCCTGCACGACCCGGCCGCGGTGCGCGCCGCCGTCGCCGCCGCGGGCCTGGTGGACGTCGAGTGGTACCTGCGGGGCCCCATTGCCGAGCGCGGCGAGACGACCGACCGGCTCTACGTGCTGGGGCGCGCCCCGGCCTGA
- a CDS encoding flavin-containing monooxygenase, with translation MSDATARVLVIGAGPAGLATARALLGHGVPYDHVERHASVGGIWDIEAPGSPMYDAAHLISSRTMSGFDGYPMPDDYPDYPNHRLVLAYLRAFADAYGLTGRIRFGVQVERVTAAPGGGFEVRLDDGTTTRYEAVVCCPGMQWNESMPTLPGEFAGVLRHSRTYRSADEVAGRRVLVLGGGNSACDIAVDASRTAARVVLSMRRGYWFIPKHLFGLPSDVFAASGPHLPVRVQQVAFQGALRLLLGDPRKVGLQRPEHRLFETHPVLNSSLHPALQHGDVVARPGVAAVDGLRVTFTDGRSEEVDEIIAATGYRHGIPYATEVFGPGRPDLHLTAFSRDHEGLFAVGLIETNSGAYGHLDGVAQLVAAHLDDRVHDPERYRRFRDLVRTDHPDLSSGIRFDGSPRHEGYVDADAFTRYRRRIVERMGWSTRLPERVPVQAGARPST, from the coding sequence GTGTCCGACGCCACCGCCCGGGTCCTCGTCATCGGCGCCGGCCCCGCCGGGCTGGCCACCGCCCGCGCCCTCCTCGGCCACGGCGTCCCCTACGACCACGTCGAGCGCCACGCGAGCGTCGGCGGCATCTGGGACATCGAGGCCCCCGGCTCCCCGATGTACGACGCCGCCCACCTCATCTCCTCGCGCACGATGTCGGGCTTCGACGGCTACCCGATGCCGGACGACTACCCCGACTACCCGAACCACCGGCTGGTCCTGGCCTACCTGCGCGCCTTCGCCGACGCCTACGGCCTGACCGGCCGGATCCGCTTCGGCGTGCAGGTCGAGCGCGTCACCGCCGCGCCCGGCGGAGGCTTCGAGGTCCGGCTCGACGACGGGACGACCACCCGGTACGAGGCCGTCGTCTGCTGTCCCGGGATGCAGTGGAACGAGTCGATGCCCACCCTCCCGGGGGAGTTCGCCGGCGTCCTGCGGCACAGCCGCACCTACCGCTCCGCCGACGAGGTCGCGGGCCGGCGGGTCCTCGTCCTCGGTGGCGGCAACAGCGCCTGCGACATCGCGGTCGACGCCTCGCGCACCGCTGCCCGCGTCGTGCTCAGCATGCGGCGCGGCTACTGGTTCATCCCCAAGCACCTCTTCGGGCTGCCGTCCGACGTCTTCGCCGCGTCGGGGCCGCACCTGCCGGTGCGGGTGCAGCAGGTCGCCTTCCAGGGGGCGCTGCGGCTGCTGCTCGGCGACCCGCGCAAGGTCGGGCTGCAGCGGCCGGAGCACCGGCTCTTCGAGACCCACCCCGTCCTCAACAGCAGCCTGCACCCGGCCCTCCAGCACGGCGACGTCGTCGCCCGCCCCGGCGTCGCCGCCGTCGACGGGCTCCGCGTCACCTTCACCGACGGACGGAGCGAGGAGGTCGACGAGATCATCGCCGCCACCGGCTACCGGCACGGCATCCCCTACGCCACGGAGGTCTTCGGCCCCGGTCGGCCGGACCTCCACCTCACCGCGTTCTCCCGCGACCACGAGGGCCTCTTCGCCGTCGGGCTCATCGAGACCAACTCCGGCGCGTACGGCCACCTCGACGGTGTCGCCCAGCTCGTCGCCGCCCACCTCGACGACCGGGTGCACGACCCGGAGCGCTACCGCCGCTTCCGCGACCTGGTCCGCACCGACCACCCGGACCTCAGCAGCGGCATCCGCTTCGACGGCTCGCCGCGGCACGAGGGGTACGTCGACGCCGACGCGTTCACCCGCTATCGCCGCAGGATCGTGGAGCGGATGGGCTGGTCGACCCGGCTCCCCGAGCGGGTCCCGGTTCAGGCCGGGGCGCGCCCCAGCACGTAG
- the fbaA gene encoding class II fructose-bisphosphate aldolase: MPIATPEVYADMLDRAKAGKFAYPAINVSSSQTLNAALKGFADAGSDGIIQVSTGGAEYLSGSLKSMVSGSLAFAAYAEQVAKDYPVHIALHTDHCPKDKLDGFVRPLLAASTERVKQGGLPWFQSHMWDGSAVPLDENLEIARDLLEKCVAAKIVLEIEVGVVGGEEDGVVGEINDKLYSTPEDAIATAKALGTGENGYFMTALTFGNVHGVYKPGNVKLRPEVLKAAQDAVHREFSTSDDKPFHLVFHGGSGSAPEEIAEAVSYGVVKMNVDTDTQYAFTRPIAGWMLANYDGVLKIDDEVGDKKKYDPRAWGKAGEAGMSARVVEACEHLASAGKHA; this comes from the coding sequence ATGCCCATCGCCACCCCCGAGGTCTACGCCGACATGCTGGACCGCGCGAAGGCCGGGAAGTTCGCCTACCCGGCCATCAACGTCTCGTCGTCGCAGACCCTCAACGCCGCCCTCAAGGGGTTCGCGGACGCGGGCAGCGACGGCATCATCCAGGTCTCGACCGGTGGCGCCGAGTACCTCTCCGGCTCGCTCAAGAGCATGGTCTCCGGCTCGCTGGCCTTCGCCGCCTACGCCGAGCAGGTCGCCAAGGACTACCCGGTCCACATCGCGCTGCACACCGACCACTGCCCGAAGGACAAGCTCGACGGCTTCGTCCGTCCGCTGCTCGCCGCGTCGACCGAGCGGGTGAAGCAGGGCGGGCTGCCGTGGTTCCAGTCGCACATGTGGGACGGCTCGGCCGTGCCGCTCGACGAGAACCTCGAGATCGCCCGAGACCTGCTCGAGAAGTGCGTCGCCGCGAAGATCGTCCTCGAGATCGAGGTCGGGGTCGTCGGCGGCGAGGAGGACGGCGTCGTCGGCGAGATCAACGACAAGCTCTACTCGACCCCCGAGGACGCCATCGCCACCGCGAAGGCCCTCGGCACCGGCGAGAACGGCTACTTCATGACCGCCCTCACCTTCGGCAACGTCCACGGCGTCTACAAGCCGGGCAACGTCAAGCTGCGCCCCGAGGTGCTCAAGGCGGCCCAGGACGCGGTCCACCGCGAGTTCTCCACGAGCGACGACAAGCCGTTCCACCTCGTCTTCCACGGCGGCTCCGGCTCGGCCCCCGAGGAGATCGCCGAGGCGGTCTCGTACGGCGTCGTGAAGATGAACGTCGACACCGACACCCAGTACGCCTTCACCCGCCCGATCGCCGGCTGGATGCTCGCCAACTACGACGGCGTGCTGAAGATCGACGACGAGGTCGGCGACAAGAAGAAGTACGACCCGCGTGCCTGGGGCAAGGCCGGCGAGGCCGGCATGTCGGCCCGCGTCGTCGAGGCCTGCGAGCACCTCGCCTCCGCCGGGAAGCACGCGTGA
- a CDS encoding DUF3151 domain-containing protein — protein MSGLDGGLLGIPETRLPVDPAAERLAAGEDPAAVAADHPTSSLAWATLAEQALAAGRTVEGYAYARTGYHRGLDALRRAGWRGQGPVPWSHEPNRGFLRALAALGRAARGIGEQDEEARIATFLRDSSREAAEALDT, from the coding sequence GTGAGCGGGCTCGACGGGGGGCTGCTCGGCATCCCCGAGACCCGCCTGCCCGTCGACCCGGCGGCCGAGCGGCTCGCGGCCGGGGAGGACCCGGCCGCGGTCGCCGCGGACCACCCCACCTCGTCGCTGGCCTGGGCGACCCTCGCCGAGCAGGCGCTCGCCGCCGGCCGGACCGTCGAGGGCTACGCCTACGCGCGCACCGGGTACCACCGCGGGCTCGACGCCCTGCGCCGCGCGGGCTGGCGCGGTCAGGGCCCCGTCCCGTGGTCGCACGAGCCGAACCGCGGCTTCCTGCGGGCGCTCGCCGCGCTCGGCCGGGCCGCACGCGGGATCGGCGAGCAGGACGAGGAGGCGCGGATCGCGACCTTCCTGCGGGACTCCTCGCGCGAGGCCGCCGAGGCCCTCGACACCTGA
- a CDS encoding adenylosuccinate synthase: protein MPAIVLVGAQWGDEGKGKATDLLGSSVDYVVKFNGGNNAGHTIVIGEGEAAQKYALHLLPSGILTPTCTPVIGNGVVIDLGVLFEEIDGLSARGVDPSRLVVSATAHVITPYNRTLDKVTERFLGKRKIGTTGRGIGPTYADKMSRTGIRVQDLFDEGILRQKVEGALEVKNQVLTKIYNRRAVEVDEVVQELLSYAERLRPMVADTTLLLQQALDRGETVLLEAGQATLLDVDFGTYPFVTSSSATAGGACTGSGIPPTRIDQVIAVLKAYSTRVGEGPFPTELHDDMGEFLRKTGAEYGTTTGRPRRCGWLDTVVGRYATRVNGVTDFVVTKLDVLTGLEKVPVCVAYDVDGVRHDEMPVDQSDYHHATPVYEELPGWWEDISGCRRFEDLPANAQAYVLRVEELVGARVSAIGVGPGRDAIIERFDMRETAAAARTAPRTAPATSGTAG from the coding sequence ATGCCGGCGATCGTGCTGGTGGGTGCCCAGTGGGGCGACGAGGGCAAGGGCAAGGCGACCGACCTGCTCGGGTCGAGCGTCGACTACGTCGTGAAGTTCAACGGCGGCAACAACGCCGGCCACACCATCGTCATCGGCGAGGGCGAGGCGGCGCAGAAGTACGCGCTGCACCTGCTCCCGAGCGGGATCCTCACCCCGACCTGCACGCCGGTCATCGGCAACGGCGTCGTCATCGACCTCGGCGTCCTCTTCGAGGAGATCGACGGGCTGTCGGCGCGCGGCGTCGACCCGTCCCGCCTGGTCGTCAGCGCGACGGCGCACGTCATCACGCCGTACAACCGCACCCTCGACAAGGTCACCGAACGCTTCCTGGGAAAGCGGAAGATCGGGACGACCGGTCGCGGGATCGGCCCGACCTACGCCGACAAGATGTCGCGCACCGGCATCCGCGTGCAGGACCTCTTCGACGAGGGCATCCTGCGCCAGAAGGTCGAGGGCGCCCTCGAGGTGAAGAACCAGGTCCTCACGAAGATCTACAACCGCCGCGCCGTCGAGGTCGACGAGGTCGTGCAGGAGCTGCTCTCCTACGCGGAGCGGCTGCGCCCGATGGTCGCCGACACGACGCTGCTGCTCCAGCAGGCCCTCGACCGCGGTGAGACGGTGCTGCTCGAGGCCGGGCAGGCGACGCTGCTCGACGTCGACTTCGGCACCTACCCGTTCGTCACCTCCTCGAGCGCGACGGCCGGCGGCGCGTGCACCGGCTCGGGCATCCCGCCGACGCGCATCGACCAGGTCATCGCCGTCCTCAAGGCCTACTCGACCCGCGTCGGCGAGGGCCCGTTCCCGACCGAGCTGCACGACGACATGGGCGAGTTCCTGCGCAAGACCGGCGCCGAGTACGGCACGACCACCGGCCGCCCCCGCCGGTGCGGCTGGCTCGACACCGTCGTCGGCCGCTACGCGACGCGGGTCAACGGCGTCACCGACTTCGTCGTCACCAAGCTCGACGTCCTCACCGGCCTGGAGAAGGTCCCCGTCTGCGTGGCGTACGACGTCGACGGCGTCCGGCACGACGAGATGCCGGTCGACCAGAGCGACTACCACCACGCCACGCCGGTCTACGAGGAGCTGCCCGGCTGGTGGGAGGACATCTCCGGCTGCCGCCGCTTCGAGGACCTCCCCGCCAACGCGCAGGCCTACGTCCTGCGCGTCGAGGAGCTCGTGGGCGCGCGGGTCTCGGCCATCGGCGTCGGCCCCGGCCGCGACGCGATCATCGAGCGCTTCGACATGCGCGAGACCGCCGCGGCCGCCCGTACGGCGCCCCGTACGGCCCCCGCCACCTCGGGCACCGCGGGCTGA
- a CDS encoding alpha-mannosidase, whose amino-acid sequence MHSHPDTVLGRIRRLVDERVTPARVRRRHPLTVASWAAPGEPVDVAEALGASYGPAEPGLRWGAPWSTWWFRVTGELPREWRDDGLDPADPEVLARLDVRVDLGFVTGSPGFQCEGTAWSPDGRVLKGISPFNHHVPGRAVLTRGGEDRWDVDLLVEAAGNPDTNPDFDFAPTGLGSLDTAGDEPLYVLGAVELVERDLEVEALAADLATLRGLLDTLDPTRPRHGRVLEALDRCADALDPDDVAGTATDARAELAAVLASPAHASAHRAVAVGHAHIDSAWLWPARETVRKCARTFANALSLLEEDPDAVFVASSAQQYAWVEERYPDLFARIRDAVAAGRWVPVGGMWVESDTNLPSGESLVRQLVEGTRYFLERFGVETDDVWLPDSFGYTAALPQLARAAGKKWLLTQKMSWNDSNRVPHSTFWWEGLDGTRLLTHLPPVDTYTSHLSAAELTHAETSYAEHRVGTVSLVPYGYGDGGGGPTREMAAQAARTRDLEGSVRVGHGVPDDFARAARAELVAAARPGRPAPSWSGELYLEFHRGTYTSQARTKAGNRRVEHLLREAELWSATATLRTGRPYPADLLRASWRELLLHQFHDVLPGSSIAWVHDDAQAAHARLTERLETVVADALAALAGDGDDELVANAAPHSRDGILAQGLGAPTPVEDRPVRERDGDGWRLRTGSVSVGVDAAGRVVSLRGADGREAVPPAGAVGALALHRDLPNRWDAWDLDRHHRQVVLPPTAPASVEPVDVDGLPALRVTHRLGASTVVQDLVLRPGAVGLELRLDVDWHERAKALVLTVDTDLRADDSAAEIQHGHVRRPVAENTSWDAARYEVCAHRWLHVGERGYGVAVVNDATYGHGVTRAVREADGGTTTTVALTLLRSATYPDPRAEEGRHVRTVLVVPGADVADAVVEGHRLGLPRRVVRGSGPVDPVVTVAPVAGAGDAVVDAVKLADDGSGDLVVRLYEALGARTTVRVDAPGVPGGWQAVDLLERPLTPDRPVALEADGTLVLRPFELATLRRSPGAY is encoded by the coding sequence ATCCGTCGCCTCGTCGACGAGCGGGTCACCCCCGCCCGCGTACGACGCCGCCACCCCCTGACCGTCGCCTCGTGGGCGGCTCCCGGCGAGCCGGTCGACGTCGCCGAGGCGCTCGGGGCGTCGTACGGGCCGGCGGAACCGGGGCTGCGCTGGGGCGCGCCGTGGAGCACGTGGTGGTTCCGCGTCACCGGGGAGCTGCCACGCGAGTGGCGTGACGACGGTCTCGACCCGGCCGACCCGGAGGTGCTCGCGCGGCTCGACGTCCGCGTGGACCTCGGCTTCGTCACGGGGTCGCCCGGCTTCCAGTGCGAGGGGACGGCGTGGTCGCCGGACGGCCGGGTGCTCAAGGGGATCTCGCCGTTCAACCACCACGTCCCCGGCCGCGCCGTCCTGACGCGAGGGGGCGAGGACCGTTGGGACGTCGACCTGCTCGTCGAGGCGGCGGGCAACCCCGACACCAACCCCGACTTCGACTTCGCCCCGACCGGGCTCGGCTCGCTCGACACCGCGGGCGACGAGCCGCTCTACGTCCTCGGCGCGGTGGAGCTCGTCGAGCGCGACCTCGAGGTCGAGGCGCTGGCCGCCGACCTCGCGACCCTGCGCGGGCTGCTCGACACCCTCGACCCGACGCGCCCGCGTCACGGCCGGGTGCTCGAGGCGCTCGACCGCTGCGCCGACGCGCTCGACCCCGACGACGTCGCCGGCACCGCCACTGACGCCCGCGCCGAGCTGGCCGCCGTCCTCGCCAGTCCCGCCCACGCCAGCGCGCACCGCGCCGTCGCCGTCGGCCACGCGCACATCGACTCGGCCTGGCTGTGGCCCGCGCGCGAGACCGTGCGCAAGTGCGCGCGCACCTTCGCCAACGCGCTGTCGCTCCTCGAGGAGGACCCCGACGCCGTCTTCGTCGCGTCGTCGGCGCAGCAGTACGCGTGGGTCGAGGAGCGTTACCCCGACCTCTTCGCGCGGATCCGCGACGCCGTCGCCGCCGGGCGCTGGGTGCCCGTCGGCGGGATGTGGGTCGAGTCCGACACCAACCTGCCGAGCGGGGAGTCGCTCGTGCGGCAGCTCGTCGAGGGCACCCGCTACTTCCTCGAGCGCTTCGGCGTCGAGACCGACGACGTCTGGCTGCCCGACTCGTTCGGCTACACCGCGGCGCTGCCGCAGCTCGCGCGCGCGGCCGGCAAGAAATGGTTGCTCACCCAGAAGATGTCGTGGAACGACAGCAACCGCGTCCCGCACAGCACCTTCTGGTGGGAGGGCCTCGACGGCACCCGGTTGCTCACCCACCTGCCGCCCGTGGACACCTACACCTCGCACCTGTCGGCCGCCGAACTGACCCACGCCGAGACGTCGTACGCCGAGCACCGGGTCGGCACGGTCTCGCTCGTCCCCTACGGCTACGGCGACGGCGGTGGTGGACCGACCCGCGAGATGGCCGCGCAGGCGGCACGGACCCGTGACCTCGAGGGGTCGGTCCGCGTCGGGCACGGCGTGCCCGACGACTTCGCACGCGCGGCGCGGGCCGAGCTCGTCGCCGCCGCCCGGCCCGGGCGACCGGCGCCCTCGTGGTCGGGCGAGCTCTACCTCGAGTTCCACCGCGGCACCTACACCTCGCAGGCACGGACCAAGGCGGGCAACCGGCGGGTCGAGCACCTGCTGCGCGAGGCCGAGCTGTGGTCGGCGACCGCGACGCTGCGCACGGGCCGGCCCTACCCGGCCGACCTGCTGCGCGCGTCGTGGCGCGAGCTGCTGCTGCACCAGTTCCACGACGTCCTGCCCGGCAGCTCGATCGCCTGGGTGCACGACGACGCGCAGGCCGCGCACGCCCGGCTCACCGAGCGGCTCGAGACCGTGGTCGCCGACGCGCTCGCCGCGCTGGCGGGCGACGGTGACGACGAGCTGGTCGCCAACGCGGCACCGCATTCCCGGGACGGGATCCTCGCCCAGGGCCTCGGCGCCCCGACCCCGGTCGAGGACCGGCCGGTGCGCGAGCGCGACGGTGACGGGTGGCGGCTCCGTACGGGCTCGGTGTCGGTCGGGGTTGACGCCGCGGGCCGCGTCGTCTCGCTGCGCGGGGCGGACGGTCGCGAGGCCGTCCCGCCCGCCGGGGCGGTCGGGGCCCTCGCGCTGCACCGCGACCTGCCCAACCGCTGGGACGCCTGGGACCTCGACCGGCACCACCGCCAGGTCGTGCTGCCGCCGACCGCCCCGGCGAGCGTCGAGCCGGTCGACGTCGACGGCCTGCCGGCGCTGCGGGTCACCCACCGGCTGGGCGCCTCGACCGTCGTCCAGGACCTCGTCCTGCGGCCCGGTGCGGTCGGGCTCGAGCTGCGGCTCGACGTCGACTGGCACGAGCGGGCCAAGGCGCTCGTGCTCACCGTCGACACCGACCTGCGCGCCGACGACAGCGCGGCCGAGATCCAGCACGGGCACGTGCGGCGGCCGGTGGCCGAGAACACGTCGTGGGACGCGGCCCGTTACGAGGTCTGCGCGCACCGCTGGCTGCACGTCGGGGAGCGGGGGTACGGCGTCGCGGTCGTCAACGACGCGACGTACGGGCACGGCGTGACCCGGGCGGTGCGTGAGGCCGACGGCGGCACGACGACGACCGTCGCGCTCACCCTGCTGCGGTCGGCGACCTACCCGGACCCGCGCGCCGAGGAGGGGCGGCACGTGCGCACCGTCCTCGTCGTCCCCGGCGCGGACGTCGCCGACGCCGTCGTCGAGGGCCACCGGCTGGGCCTGCCGCGCCGCGTAGTCCGCGGGAGCGGGCCGGTCGACCCGGTCGTCACGGTCGCGCCGGTGGCCGGCGCGGGTGACGCCGTCGTCGACGCGGTGAAGCTCGCTGACGACGGCTCGGGCGACCTCGTCGTGCGCCTGTACGAGGCCCTCGGTGCCCGGACCACGGTCCGCGTCGACGCCCCCGGTGTGCCGGGCGGGTGGCAGGCGGTCGACCTCCTCGAGCGCCCTCTGACGCCCGACCGCCCGGTCGCGCTCGAGGCCGACGGCACCCTCGTCCTGCGTCCCTTCGAGCTCGCCACCCTCCGCCGGAGCCCGGGGGCCTACTGA